The following nucleotide sequence is from Salvia splendens isolate huo1 chromosome 2, SspV2, whole genome shotgun sequence.
ACATGTGGAAAACCAAATTGTATTACCTCTTTGACTATAGATTCAAACTTTCTCGCCACCTCCTCTGCATGAAAGTCATAAGGTCCAACAAAGGGAACAGCACCACATTTCATTGTTACATTATCATGCTCAAGCTCTTCATCCTTCACTACCAAAGCATTGGCTTCCTTGCTCTCAACAAATTTGAGATTACAGGAATGACGAAAGTCGTAGGGGTCAAAATGAATTGGTATACTGTTAGACATCGCCATAAACTTGGGTCGAAAACGGTGTACCAAATTCAGGATATCGTGATCTGCAAACAACATTTTCGGGATAAAGCAAATGAAAACCAGGTGTTTTGGAGCTATGAAGAATCTTACATGTCTCATTAACAAGATTGAGAGCAGGTAGGACAAGGTTGTGAAATGAACACCATTCTTCTTCACTCTGATGTTCCACATCTACTGCTTCATCTGACTTAATGATGCTCATGAGGTATTTAACCCGGAACTTGTCCTATACGAAAGACATTGAACTAACATggttaaaatgaaataatttgaaaatattaatatgATCCAAATCCAACAAAGCACATAAATGAGCAATAATTACCTTCAACATACGTTGCCAAAACTGAAATGCACAGAAGTTGCCCATGTATGACACCTCCTTCCTACCAAGCCTAGTAATCTTACTATTTCCACTATAATAATTATTGGCATATTCCGCAAACTAAAGAAATAAAGCATCACAATCAGTGGATACGAGATAGCTAGGAGGTCAGAAACCAAAAGCTAAGCTCTAACCAGCAACCACTAAGCAGCTGATACCTGATTGTCCAGACCAAAAGGACGCAGAATGGGCAGAGGCTGTTGATCCAGCAATATACCAAATAGAATCCCTTCACGTACTGCTCCAATATCAGCAAATTTAAGAACAAGGACAGAAGCATCAAATGACAAAGCAAAGCTGGCTAGCAGGCGTCCATAATAGGTAGGCTCATAACGTCCCCTAGAAGATGACTTCTCCAATGCACCCATGTGAACCAGCAATTCTAGTGCATCCTCAACAATAAAAGGCTCTGGAGGATCCATGGCCTTCTGTAACAAGACTAAACCAAAATAAAACAATACATATTTCTGTCATCTTTGGCGAGCATGACTGGGATATAAGATAAATGCATTCTTCCTATTCAATCAATGTGAGACATTGAATTGACAATGGACACATTTCATAACTGTAAATAACTTTAAGGTAATATAAGATGGTAAAACACATGCGGAATATAAGTGTGGCACAACATAGTGAAAGAGATGATCCATTATTAgcaaattttatcatttatcacTCAAAACCTATATCTGCAAGTTGCCTCGCACTTTGACTCAGTTCATGACATTGGAAGTCAATAAAAAAGGTTGCAAAGCAATTATCATCTTCTCAGAGATAAAGAATTTCAATCTAAAAGGTAATCACCTTTAGGTTCGTTAATAGCTTTAGATTCAGCACAGCATAAGAGAAGTACTTGCATCCGTAATGATAAGTTCAGAATTGCTGGAGATTCATAGTCATCCAGTTGGCCATAGAAGGAACCAGTCACGATCCGATACACAATGCCATCACAAGTCCGACCAGTTCTCCCTCTGCGTTGTTCAGCCTATGGCATGCAAAAATAAGTGTCAACAATACCACCAAGCAAACATGAGATGAACCATACATAGGTCACTATACCTGAGATTTTGAAACCCAAACAAGCTCTGCTGAATCAGTCTTCCTACTGTCGTCCCAGAATACTTGCAAAGAACGACAGGAGTCTATGACATATCCTACTTTGGGAATTGTGACTGAAGACTCTGCAATGTTTGTGGCTAGGATTACCTGCATCAACAATGATGTTTCAGCTAACATTAGAACagttaaatttataaatttctGAGATAATATTGCAGAGACATCTTGGTTTTAAACAATGTGTATTTGTTTATCATGATCCACAAACATTACCTTGCGATGGGACATAGAACAGATATTACCTTGCGATGGGACTTCCAGATTCTCATCGCTTTGAGTGCTTGGTCAGTATCAATACTACGATGCAAAATGTGAACTTTAAAGGACTCGGCAAAGGGTTTCAGGAGAAACCACTGCTGCTCCAGTGCATAGTATGTTGGAAGAAAAACCAAAATACTCTTCCCTATATCTGGTTCATTTTTGTGAATGTGAAGCACCAAATCATGGATAAGCTTGTGCACTTCAGGATTTAGATCAGCTTGGGCCATTTTCGGGCTTGGTGCAGAACAGTATTTCAAAGAAAGATTCTCACATTCCATTCCAAGAAGCTCACTTATCTATCAACACAGAGAGACTTTTAATAGCATAATAGCTGCTTCTGATCACAAAATCAGCATAACATTGAAATATAGAAAGTAATATATAGAAAAGATTTTGTCCACTGTTTGGGGAGTAAAACAGacaaaaaacagaaaataacaATATTTGGCAAGGAGGGGAAGGATGAAAATCTAT
It contains:
- the LOC121781031 gene encoding DExH-box ATP-dependent RNA helicase DExH8-like isoform X3, with the translated sequence MVAKARNCEIGGEVGYHIGHSRVFSASSKIVFKTAGVLLDEMREKGFKALRYKVIVLDEVHERSVESDLVLVSIKQFLLRNKDLRIVLMSATADISRYRRYFGDLGRDERLEVLAIPSTEMTTIFQREVLYLEQISELLGMECENLSLKYCSAPSPKMAQADLNPEVHKLIHDLVLHIHKNEPDIGKSILVFLPTYYALEQQWFLLKPFAESFKVHILHRSIDTDQALKAMRIWKSHRKVILATNIAESSVTIPKVGYVIDSCRSLQVFWDDSRKTDSAELVWVSKSQAEQRRGRTGRTCDGIVYRIVTGSFYGQLDDYESPAILNLSLRMQVLLLCCAESKAINEPKVLLQKAMDPPEPFIVEDALELLVHMGALEKSSSRGRYEPTYYGRLLASFALSFDASVLVLKFADIGAVREGILFGILLDQQPLPILRPFGLDNQFAEYANNYYSGNSKITRLGRKEVSYMGNFCAFQFWQRMLKDKFRVKYLMSIIKSDEAVDVEHQSEEEWCSFHNLVLPALNLVNETYHDILNLVHRFRPKFMAMSNSIPIHFDPYDFRHSCNLKFVESKEANALVVKDEELEHDNVTMKCGAVPFVGPYDFHAEEVARKFESIVKEMRIKLTEDVSREQNTLTYNNGQYSAGGAALCRYFVNGLCNRGNQCPFSHSLQAKRPICKFFFSLQGCRSGDSCFYSHDTDSIAISASQLSLCLPEDEDVSKEFLLQFFPSSSDECVLLLDDIKLHFSSYLVQLYNPSYIISTTSETDPFSIDPSMESIKVLWGLGHPCETIISTEANNLIPWSKVKCVLWFPRFGPEYGEGNLKKLVQTFFSYLAIRIMADDLEEVRVILTMNNMRFSNLEVEKLARESFFFLKASVGFDESSFGELFDEVTTKKSMLVAKPISYVFELYPPSDIQFGDFKGLLSQQVHGAVADELLRVNQGL